A section of the Pleuronectes platessa chromosome 7, fPlePla1.1, whole genome shotgun sequence genome encodes:
- the shisal1b gene encoding protein shisa-like-1a isoform X1 produces the protein MTITSRQSFNVLTVIFLLLSTAALSAHYRVCEPYSDHKGRYHFGFHCPRLSDNKTYMFCCHHNNTAFKYCCNESEFQMVMQINLTTTSDGYAHNNYTALVGVWIYGFFVMVLLALDFLYYSAINYELCRVYLEKWGLGGRWLKKARSQWNRSMPEESEAQTPAQSMVPSHYQPRHSLREESHSPTLLPYNTSTAW, from the exons ATGACTATCACCAGCCGGCAGTCCTTCAATGTCCTGACGGTCATTTTCCTGCTGCTGTCCACTGCAG CTCTCTCAGCTCATTACCGGGTGTGTGAGCCCTACTCTGACCACAAGGGGCGCTACCACTTTGGCTTTCACTGCCCGCGCCTGTCAGACAATAAGACCTACATGTTCTGCTGCCACCACAACAACACGGCCTTCAAATACTGCTGCAACGAGAGCGAGTTCCAGATGGTCATGCAGATCAACCTCACCACCACCTCAGATGGATACGCACACAA TAATTATACTGCCCTGGTCGGCGTGTGGATTTACGGCTTCTTCGTCATGGTGCTGCTGGCGCTGGACTTCCTCTACTACTCAGCCATAAACTACGAGCTGTGCCGGGTCTACCTGGAGAAATGGGGTCTGGGCGGCCGCTGGCTGAAGAAGGCCCGGAGTCAGTGGAACAGGTCAATGCCGGAGGAGAGTGAAGCCCAGACTCCAGCCCAGTCCATGGTGCCCAGCCACTACCAGCCCCGACACAGCCTCCGAGAGGAGAGCCACAGCCCGACGCTCCTGCCCTACAACACATCCACCGCATGGTGA
- the shisal1b gene encoding protein shisa-like-1a isoform X2, translated as MTITSRQSFNVLTVIFLLLSTAALSAHYRVCEPYSDHKGRYHFGFHCPRLSDNKTYMFCCHHNNTAFKYCCNESEFQMVMQINLTTTSDGYAHNNYTALVGVWIYGFFVMVLLALDFLYYSAINYELCRVYLEKWGLGGRWLKKARSQWNRSMPEESEAQTPAQSMVPSHYQPRHSLREESHSPTLLPYNTSTA; from the exons ATGACTATCACCAGCCGGCAGTCCTTCAATGTCCTGACGGTCATTTTCCTGCTGCTGTCCACTGCAG CTCTCTCAGCTCATTACCGGGTGTGTGAGCCCTACTCTGACCACAAGGGGCGCTACCACTTTGGCTTTCACTGCCCGCGCCTGTCAGACAATAAGACCTACATGTTCTGCTGCCACCACAACAACACGGCCTTCAAATACTGCTGCAACGAGAGCGAGTTCCAGATGGTCATGCAGATCAACCTCACCACCACCTCAGATGGATACGCACACAA TAATTATACTGCCCTGGTCGGCGTGTGGATTTACGGCTTCTTCGTCATGGTGCTGCTGGCGCTGGACTTCCTCTACTACTCAGCCATAAACTACGAGCTGTGCCGGGTCTACCTGGAGAAATGGGGTCTGGGCGGCCGCTGGCTGAAGAAGGCCCGGAGTCAGTGGAACAGGTCAATGCCGGAGGAGAGTGAAGCCCAGACTCCAGCCCAGTCCATGGTGCCCAGCCACTACCAGCCCCGACACAGCCTCCGAGAGGAGAGCCACAGCCCGACGCTCCTGCCCTACAACACATCCACCGCATG